A window of the Butyricimonas virosa genome harbors these coding sequences:
- the istB gene encoding IS21-like element helper ATPase IstB: MASCWSSLEETHQLDKLTLREGMQIMLQYERDTRGNNRIQRLIKNAGFRLRASMEELETDTARGIQACSAADLATGNYITGGMTVIITGPAGTGKSYFACALGDRACRNGRKVLYFTMNMLIENLKLVHLEGRETNFFRKLNAHDLLIIDDFGMVKLDGQVQHDFEQIIDDRYNRKALILASQLPVADWYDVFQSELIAEACLDRIVHKAIKFDLKGESLRKKY; the protein is encoded by the coding sequence ATGGCAAGCTGCTGGAGCTCCCTGGAAGAAACACATCAGTTGGACAAGCTTACCCTGCGTGAAGGCATGCAGATCATGCTCCAGTACGAACGTGACACAAGAGGTAACAACCGTATACAGCGTCTTATAAAAAATGCCGGCTTCCGTCTGAGAGCCTCGATGGAAGAACTTGAAACGGACACGGCAAGGGGAATACAGGCCTGCTCTGCTGCCGACCTTGCAACCGGAAATTACATCACGGGCGGAATGACGGTCATCATTACCGGACCGGCAGGGACCGGAAAGTCCTACTTCGCCTGTGCCTTGGGTGACAGGGCATGCAGGAACGGCCGGAAGGTACTGTACTTCACGATGAACATGCTCATCGAGAACCTGAAGCTTGTACATCTGGAAGGACGGGAGACAAATTTCTTCCGAAAGCTTAACGCACATGATCTTCTGATCATAGATGATTTTGGGATGGTCAAGCTGGACGGACAGGTACAACATGACTTTGAACAGATCATAGATGACCGGTACAACCGGAAAGCACTCATCCTGGCCAGCCAGCTTCCCGTTGCAGACTGGTATGATGTGTTCCAAAGCGAGCTCATTGCAGAAGCCTGTCTGGACAGAATTGTGCATAAGGCAATAAAATTTGACCTCAAAGGAGAGAGCCTAAGAAAGAAGTATTAA
- the istA gene encoding IS21 family transposase, with the protein MDNQTLKSRFFRSISVHLRELQVVAPFFRSIPVHFRRMPSDFPEYIRSIVHRIVCVYLRFRSISVHSFSGFSFLCADKFIRNSTVMAGTTKDMSLIKQVLQLKQAGESNRGISRKLPIDKETVNGYVNTVKANGWNISDLLEIDDPELERMFHAGSPAYTDRRMEEFLILLPRYKELLADPKSHVSRQVLFDEYRATHPDGYGKSQFYYHLKQNLVAKKDVTAVLANTYRPGEKLMVDFAGDKLSYVDAATGEIIKVEVFVACLPYSDYTYVICVPSQKTEDFLYAIRMCLEHLGGVPPILTPDNLKSAVISNDRHEPKLNKALEDMGNYYHFVVLPCDPASPTQKALVEDSVRITYNRIYARLRNCIFHSLMELNRAVWKLMERHNRTRMQKRPYSREERFHAKEKELLKPLKPEPYEMRLYADLKVQANCHVELRQDKVTHFYSVPYIHVGKQARVVFTRSWVKAYVEQKLVASHIRSHTYGYTTVREHLASSCRVIMERSAAYYVEKAKDISPDCHEYVKRIFDPKRTTQPEEVYYKLCNSIVSLRRKYDLATFDLTCRQCMEYGIYSYSKFEAILRRNGMNASADETVIFHAPTPSNHGNMRGKSYFTGNDMNK; encoded by the coding sequence ATGGATAACCAGACATTAAAATCTCGATTTTTCCGGAGCATATCCGTCCACCTCCGAGAATTGCAGGTTGTAGCACCTTTTTTCCGGAGCATACCCGTTCACTTTAGACGTATGCCTTCAGATTTTCCGGAGTATATCCGTTCAATCGTGCATAGAATTGTCTGCGTATATCTTCGTTTCCGGAGCATATCCGTTCATTCTTTCTCCGGTTTCAGTTTCCTTTGTGCTGATAAATTTATACGCAACAGCACAGTCATGGCAGGAACAACAAAGGATATGAGTCTGATAAAACAAGTACTCCAGCTCAAGCAGGCCGGAGAATCCAACCGCGGTATAAGCCGCAAGTTACCGATTGACAAGGAAACCGTCAACGGTTATGTGAATACAGTAAAAGCCAACGGATGGAACATCAGCGACCTCCTTGAGATTGACGATCCCGAGTTGGAACGGATGTTCCATGCCGGTTCTCCGGCATATACGGACAGGAGAATGGAAGAGTTCCTGATCCTGCTCCCTAGATACAAGGAACTGCTGGCGGATCCCAAATCCCATGTAAGCCGTCAGGTCCTGTTCGATGAATACCGTGCGACTCATCCCGACGGTTACGGCAAGTCACAGTTCTATTATCATCTGAAGCAGAATCTCGTTGCGAAGAAGGATGTTACAGCCGTACTTGCCAACACCTACAGACCGGGTGAGAAACTCATGGTGGACTTTGCCGGTGACAAGCTCAGTTATGTGGATGCCGCAACCGGAGAAATTATCAAGGTGGAGGTGTTTGTCGCCTGCCTGCCTTACAGCGACTATACCTATGTGATATGTGTACCTTCGCAGAAGACGGAGGACTTCCTGTATGCCATAAGGATGTGCCTGGAACATCTGGGCGGTGTACCACCCATACTGACTCCTGACAATCTCAAATCAGCGGTAATCAGCAATGACCGGCATGAGCCGAAGCTGAACAAGGCTCTTGAGGACATGGGCAACTACTACCATTTTGTAGTGCTGCCATGTGACCCGGCATCGCCGACACAGAAGGCTCTGGTAGAAGACTCCGTAAGAATTACATATAACCGTATTTATGCCAGATTGCGTAACTGCATCTTTCATTCACTCATGGAACTGAACCGTGCCGTATGGAAGCTGATGGAAAGGCACAACCGAACCCGTATGCAGAAGCGTCCCTACAGCCGTGAGGAGCGTTTTCATGCCAAGGAGAAGGAGCTGCTGAAACCCTTGAAACCGGAACCCTATGAAATGCGCCTGTATGCCGATCTGAAAGTACAGGCAAACTGCCATGTGGAGCTGAGACAGGACAAGGTGACCCATTTTTACTCCGTCCCCTATATCCATGTAGGAAAACAGGCAAGAGTAGTCTTTACCCGTTCATGGGTCAAGGCCTATGTGGAGCAGAAACTGGTAGCTTCACATATCCGCAGCCATACATACGGCTATACCACAGTCAGGGAACATCTCGCATCCAGCTGCAGGGTGATTATGGAGCGTTCGGCAGCCTATTATGTGGAGAAAGCAAAAGATATATCACCTGACTGTCATGAGTATGTAAAAAGAATCTTTGACCCCAAACGTACCACACAGCCTGAAGAGGTGTATTACAAGCTGTGCAACTCCATAGTCAGCCTCAGAAGGAAGTATGACCTTGCCACGTTTGACCTTACCTGCCGCCAGTGCATGGAGTACGGTATTTACTCCTACAGCAAGTTTGAAGCCATACTCAGACGTAACGGCATGAATGCATCCGCAGACGAGACGGTAATCTTCCATGCGCCTACACCGTCAAACCACGGAAACATGCGTGGAAAAAGCTATTTTACAGGAAATGACATGAACAAATAA
- a CDS encoding YczE/YyaS/YitT family protein, whose amino-acid sequence MKELLKKYLIFVIGLYFLAAGIVSIIRSALGTTPISSVNYVLSLNSSLSLGTCTFIINMLLIIGQFWLIRNNKSKRDIIEILLQLPFSFIFSAFIDLNMLLTNGVHPSNYGMSIALLLVGCLVQSIGVVLEIKPHVAMMSAEGFVKYASRSCNKEFGKFKVYFDVTLVTSAVILSLILSQRVEGVREGSIIAACITGYLVSFLNQKIMTQKTLHKLRSIIIK is encoded by the coding sequence ATGAAGGAACTTTTAAAAAAGTATTTGATATTCGTTATCGGATTGTATTTTCTAGCCGCAGGAATCGTATCAATTATCCGTTCTGCACTAGGAACCACTCCTATTTCCAGCGTAAACTACGTGTTGAGCCTGAACAGCTCTCTATCCTTGGGGACCTGCACGTTCATCATCAATATGCTATTGATTATCGGACAATTCTGGTTGATCCGGAACAATAAAAGTAAACGAGACATAATCGAAATTCTACTCCAGTTACCTTTTTCTTTCATATTCTCGGCATTTATTGATCTGAATATGCTTTTGACAAATGGTGTACACCCCTCGAATTACGGGATGTCCATCGCCTTGCTACTCGTTGGCTGCCTCGTGCAATCCATCGGTGTTGTCCTCGAAATAAAACCCCATGTTGCCATGATGAGTGCCGAGGGATTCGTGAAATATGCCTCCCGCAGTTGTAACAAAGAATTCGGAAAATTCAAAGTGTATTTCGACGTTACCCTAGTCACGTCAGCCGTCATCCTTTCCCTCATCTTGAGCCAACGTGTAGAAGGCGTGCGAGAAGGTTCCATCATCGCAGCCTGCATAACGGGTTACCTGGTCAGCTTTCTGAACCAAAAAATCATGACACAAAAAACATTACACAAACTTCGCTCCATTATCATAAAATAA
- a CDS encoding ABC transporter ATP-binding protein, producing the protein MDDCVIRVTGLKKSFPKGKEVLCVLKGIDMEIRPGEVIGYLGSNGAGKSTTVKIMCGLLEDFEGKVSVLGYDVRENDIEVKKRIGYIPENAVMYEHLTPMEYLEFIGAMYGLDRKEVSRKADELLSLFEMRENRDERMVNFSKGMKQKVHIISGLLHNPEVIFMDEPLNGLDANAVIIVKEVIARLAKEGKTIFYCSHLMDVVEKIASRVILINQGTIIANGSVRELMEEAGVSSLEGLFTKLIGTTGQSEKAELIVNAFENRES; encoded by the coding sequence ATGGATGATTGCGTGATCCGGGTGACCGGTTTGAAAAAGAGTTTTCCCAAGGGGAAAGAGGTTTTATGCGTGTTGAAGGGTATCGATATGGAGATCCGGCCGGGAGAGGTGATCGGTTACCTTGGAAGTAACGGGGCGGGAAAGTCCACGACCGTGAAGATTATGTGCGGGTTACTGGAAGATTTCGAAGGGAAGGTGAGTGTGCTGGGGTATGATGTCCGGGAAAATGATATAGAGGTGAAGAAACGAATCGGGTATATCCCGGAGAATGCCGTGATGTACGAGCATTTGACCCCGATGGAGTACTTGGAGTTTATCGGGGCCATGTACGGGCTGGACCGAAAGGAGGTGAGCCGGAAGGCTGACGAGTTGCTCTCGTTGTTCGAGATGAGGGAGAACCGGGACGAGAGAATGGTGAATTTTTCGAAGGGGATGAAACAGAAGGTACATATTATTTCGGGATTGCTGCATAACCCGGAAGTGATTTTCATGGATGAACCTTTGAATGGGTTGGATGCTAATGCGGTGATTATCGTGAAGGAGGTCATTGCTCGTTTGGCAAAAGAGGGGAAAACGATCTTTTATTGTTCACATCTGATGGATGTGGTGGAGAAAATAGCCAGTCGGGTGATCTTGATTAACCAAGGTACGATTATCGCTAACGGTTCGGTGCGGGAGTTGATGGAAGAGGCGGGGGTGAGTTCTTTGGAGGGATTGTTCACGAAATTAATAGGGACCACGGGGCAGTCGGAGAAGGCGGAACTGATTGTAAACGCTTTTGAAAACAGGGAGTCATGA
- a CDS encoding dicarboxylate/amino acid:cation symporter, translating to MKKLFSSTIFKLIIAVIIGILLGFVANESFMNFVVTVKYILGQLIFFMVPLIILGFVSYSIAKMKDNASKMLSLALIIAYLSSIGAAFFAMVSGYTLIPHLSIEPVKETLRQLPELIFRLDIPPVVSVMTALVLSIMIGLATVWTKSEVFENLLDNFQKMVLLLINRILIPILPFFIAANFCALSYEGAITKQLPVFLGVMAIVIVSQFVWLAFLYVLAGTVSKKNPWQVLKYYGPAYLTAVGTMSSAATLAVALKCAKKSPVLKDDVIDFAVPLFSNIHLCGSILTEVFFVMTVSLMLYGSLPSLTVMILFIILLGIFAIGAPGVPGGTVIASLGIVISILGFDEAGTALLLTIFALQDSFGTACNITGDGALTLIMTKASCRRSSKPKKINS from the coding sequence ATGAAGAAATTATTTTCCAGTACTATATTCAAATTAATCATCGCCGTCATTATCGGGATTCTGCTCGGATTCGTCGCTAACGAGAGTTTCATGAACTTTGTTGTTACAGTGAAATACATCCTCGGGCAACTGATCTTCTTCATGGTTCCACTCATTATTTTAGGATTTGTTTCCTACTCGATCGCCAAGATGAAAGATAACGCCTCCAAAATGTTGTCTCTGGCCCTCATCATCGCTTATCTTTCCTCCATTGGTGCAGCCTTCTTTGCCATGGTCTCCGGATACACCCTGATCCCACACCTCTCCATCGAACCCGTGAAAGAAACCTTACGACAATTACCGGAATTAATCTTCCGCCTTGACATACCCCCTGTTGTCAGCGTGATGACGGCCCTCGTATTGTCCATCATGATCGGTCTGGCCACCGTGTGGACCAAATCGGAAGTATTCGAAAACCTACTGGACAATTTCCAAAAGATGGTATTGTTACTCATCAACCGGATCCTTATACCCATTCTCCCCTTCTTCATCGCTGCCAATTTTTGTGCTTTAAGTTACGAAGGAGCCATCACGAAACAATTACCCGTGTTCCTTGGGGTTATGGCTATTGTCATAGTCTCCCAGTTCGTGTGGCTTGCTTTCCTGTATGTTCTTGCCGGGACCGTATCGAAAAAAAATCCTTGGCAGGTATTGAAGTACTACGGCCCCGCCTACCTCACAGCCGTCGGCACGATGTCATCGGCCGCCACGCTGGCTGTCGCGTTGAAATGTGCCAAGAAAAGCCCGGTATTAAAAGACGATGTTATTGATTTCGCCGTTCCCCTATTCTCGAATATCCATTTATGCGGCTCCATCCTAACGGAAGTTTTCTTCGTGATGACCGTATCACTCATGCTTTACGGCTCGCTCCCGTCATTAACCGTCATGATCCTGTTCATCATCCTACTCGGAATCTTCGCCATCGGGGCTCCGGGAGTTCCCGGAGGAACCGTGATTGCCTCCCTGGGAATCGTAATCTCCATTCTCGGATTCGATGAAGCCGGAACAGCCCTTCTACTAACCATATTCGCTTTACAGGATAGTTTCGGAACGGCCTGCAACATCACGGGAGACGGGGCGTTGACATTAATCATGACAAAAGCATCCTGCCGCCGTTCGTCAAAACCCAAAAAGATTAATAGTTAG
- a CDS encoding alpha/beta hydrolase, with protein MLFLAGTIVSGQTSTNQVKEKNMEKLELVKEWDKVFPQSNKVIHEKVTFRNRYGIMLAADMYIPKNAGGKLAAIAVSGPFGAVKEQSSGLYAQTLAERGFLTIAFDPSYTGESGGQPRYVASPDINTEDFCAAVDFLSTLDDVDPERIGILGICGWGGMALNAAAMDTRIKATVTSTMYDMSRVNANGYFDAMDADQRYELRRQLNAQRTLDAKKGTYELAGGVVDPLPDDAPQFVKDYYAYYKTPRGYHKRSLNSNNGWNKTSSLSFINMPLLAYSDEIRGAVLMIHGEKAHSRYFSEDAFKKLKGDNKELLIIPGASHVDLYDNQANVIPFDKIESFFREYLK; from the coding sequence ATGTTGTTCCTTGCCGGAACAATCGTAAGCGGCCAAACAAGTACAAATCAAGTAAAAGAGAAGAATATGGAAAAGTTAGAATTGGTAAAAGAATGGGATAAGGTATTTCCACAGAGCAACAAGGTTATTCACGAGAAGGTTACTTTTCGTAATCGTTACGGTATCATGCTTGCCGCGGATATGTATATACCGAAAAATGCCGGGGGAAAGTTGGCTGCTATTGCGGTAAGCGGTCCTTTCGGGGCTGTTAAGGAACAATCGTCCGGGCTTTACGCGCAAACGCTGGCGGAACGTGGTTTTTTGACGATCGCTTTCGATCCTTCTTACACGGGTGAAAGTGGAGGTCAGCCCCGGTATGTGGCTTCGCCGGACATTAACACGGAAGACTTCTGTGCTGCCGTTGATTTTCTTTCGACTCTCGATGATGTTGACCCTGAACGTATTGGAATTTTAGGTATTTGCGGGTGGGGTGGAATGGCTCTTAACGCTGCCGCCATGGACACGCGTATTAAAGCTACGGTTACTTCCACGATGTATGACATGAGTCGTGTGAATGCTAACGGGTATTTTGATGCGATGGATGCTGACCAACGGTATGAACTTCGTCGGCAACTTAATGCCCAGCGTACACTTGATGCTAAGAAAGGCACGTATGAATTAGCCGGGGGAGTGGTCGATCCATTACCGGATGATGCCCCGCAGTTCGTGAAGGATTATTACGCTTACTACAAAACGCCGCGTGGTTACCACAAACGTTCACTTAATTCCAATAATGGCTGGAATAAGACATCGTCACTTTCATTTATCAATATGCCCTTGTTGGCTTACAGCGATGAAATACGCGGTGCCGTGTTAATGATTCATGGTGAAAAGGCTCATTCTCGCTATTTTAGTGAAGATGCATTCAAAAAATTGAAAGGTGACAATAAGGAACTTTTGATTATTCCCGGGGCAAGTCACGTGGATTTGTACGATAATCAGGCAAATGTTATTCCTTTTGACAAGATAGAATCTTTCTTTCGTGAATATTTGAAATAA
- a CDS encoding dipeptidyl-peptidase 3 family protein, translated as MRKLFLFLSLGIFLFSCKEVKKETKPSPYQPLADQYAEFPLTTDLNQLTENEKKMLPILIEVANIMEDIFWQNAYGDKNALMAQFAQDSAALKYLSINYGPWDRLNDNKPFIDGVGAKPLGANFYPADMTKEEFDSLDDPRKTDWYSVIRRDAAGKLIVLSFHEAYPKEVAKASKLLEEAAELAEDPGLKNYLALRSKALLDDDYLASDLAWMDMQNNTLDFVVGPIETYEDQLYGYKAAHSGQILVKDKEWSKRLSEYAQYLPKLQENLPVPAKYKKEKANANPDMNAYDVIYYAGDCNAGSKNIAINLPNDPRVHAAKGSRKLQLKNSMQAKFDKIVVPISKLVINPEQQKHINFDAFFENVMFHEVAHGLGIKYTLNGKQDVRSALQNYYTSIEEGKADILGLFCVTKLAEWGVLENKDLMDNYVTFIAGIFRSVRFGAASAHGKANMMQFAHFMESGAISKDETTGYYTVDFEKMKKDIEVIAGEYITIEGDGDIQKATKLVAEKGIVPPTLQKDLDRIAGANIPKDIFFKQGTKVLGL; from the coding sequence ATGAGAAAACTATTCCTATTTCTATCTTTAGGTATTTTCTTGTTCTCTTGTAAAGAGGTCAAGAAAGAAACGAAGCCAAGCCCTTATCAACCGCTTGCAGATCAGTACGCTGAATTCCCGTTAACAACGGATTTGAACCAATTAACCGAAAACGAAAAGAAAATGCTTCCCATACTTATCGAAGTAGCCAATATTATGGAAGACATCTTCTGGCAAAACGCATACGGAGACAAGAATGCACTGATGGCTCAATTCGCCCAAGACTCTGCCGCGTTGAAATATCTTTCCATTAACTATGGTCCTTGGGACAGGTTAAACGATAACAAACCTTTTATCGACGGCGTGGGCGCAAAACCTCTCGGGGCAAACTTCTACCCGGCTGACATGACAAAAGAAGAATTCGACTCGCTGGATGATCCTCGTAAAACAGACTGGTATAGTGTTATCCGTCGGGATGCCGCCGGCAAACTCATCGTACTTTCATTCCACGAAGCTTACCCGAAAGAAGTAGCAAAAGCCTCTAAATTACTCGAAGAAGCCGCCGAGCTTGCTGAAGACCCGGGATTGAAGAACTACTTGGCATTAAGATCAAAAGCACTTTTGGATGACGATTATCTGGCCAGCGATTTAGCCTGGATGGATATGCAGAATAACACGCTGGACTTCGTGGTAGGCCCTATCGAAACTTACGAAGACCAACTTTACGGGTACAAAGCCGCACACTCCGGACAAATCCTCGTGAAAGACAAAGAATGGAGCAAACGCCTATCCGAATACGCTCAATACTTACCCAAATTACAGGAAAACTTACCGGTTCCCGCCAAATACAAAAAAGAAAAAGCAAATGCTAACCCGGACATGAACGCTTACGACGTGATTTATTATGCCGGAGACTGCAATGCCGGAAGTAAAAATATTGCTATAAACCTGCCGAACGACCCGAGAGTACACGCTGCTAAAGGAAGTCGCAAATTGCAATTGAAAAACTCCATGCAAGCTAAATTCGACAAAATTGTAGTTCCAATCTCGAAATTAGTTATCAATCCGGAACAACAGAAACATATCAACTTCGACGCATTCTTCGAGAACGTTATGTTCCACGAAGTTGCTCACGGACTGGGAATCAAATACACGCTGAATGGCAAACAAGACGTTCGTTCTGCCCTACAAAACTACTATACCTCTATCGAGGAAGGTAAAGCCGACATTCTAGGGTTATTCTGCGTGACAAAACTCGCGGAATGGGGTGTATTGGAAAACAAAGACCTCATGGATAATTACGTGACCTTCATCGCCGGAATCTTCCGTTCCGTTCGTTTCGGTGCTGCCAGCGCCCACGGAAAAGCCAACATGATGCAGTTCGCCCATTTCATGGAAAGCGGAGCCATCAGCAAGGATGAAACCACGGGATACTACACCGTAGATTTCGAAAAGATGAAAAAAGACATCGAAGTAATTGCCGGAGAGTACATCACGATCGAAGGAGACGGTGACATCCAGAAAGCTACTAAATTAGTGGCAGAAAAAGGTATCGTTCCCCCGACTTTACAGAAAGACTTGGATCGTATTGCAGGAGCTAACATCCCGAAAGATATTTTCTTCAAACAAGGAACCAAAGTTCTAGGGTTATAA
- a CDS encoding outer membrane beta-barrel protein, with the protein MKSIIISLTLLCSFPFFSQAEKQNQADTIKNVHLQEKGEVWKTQVLSDPLHSRVYQRSQNPRFRGHWSGFNLGFADFSISNERLNGAGDYLELERKNSLVMQFNMFQYSMRLNKLNNIGLVTGLGLEYQRFRFANKNSIERGEGGQIYPMEVENVKKSSFKNLYLTVPLIFEWQFPAKKYQRAYVATGVMGGLRLHTKTKVVYKNENGNTRRMKNSGNYSMNPVKADAVVRIGYYKFALWGSYTLTNMMEKNKAPEIHPYTIGFGVNF; encoded by the coding sequence ATGAAAAGTATTATCATCTCCTTGACATTATTATGCAGCTTTCCCTTTTTTTCTCAAGCAGAAAAACAAAATCAGGCCGATACCATAAAGAACGTACATCTTCAGGAAAAAGGAGAAGTTTGGAAAACGCAAGTACTAAGTGATCCTCTCCATAGTAGGGTTTATCAACGTAGCCAAAATCCACGTTTTCGAGGCCACTGGAGTGGTTTCAACCTAGGCTTTGCCGATTTCTCTATCAGTAACGAACGACTAAATGGGGCAGGAGACTATTTAGAACTGGAACGTAAGAATTCGCTCGTTATGCAATTCAACATGTTCCAGTATAGTATGCGCCTCAATAAACTAAACAACATCGGTTTAGTTACCGGTCTGGGATTAGAATATCAACGATTCCGTTTCGCCAACAAAAATAGTATCGAACGAGGCGAAGGCGGGCAAATCTACCCGATGGAAGTCGAAAATGTCAAAAAGAGCTCTTTTAAGAACCTTTACTTAACCGTACCTCTTATCTTTGAATGGCAATTCCCGGCTAAGAAATACCAACGTGCCTACGTGGCAACCGGAGTGATGGGTGGTTTAAGATTACATACCAAAACAAAAGTCGTTTACAAAAATGAAAACGGAAACACCCGTCGTATGAAAAATTCCGGCAATTATAGCATGAATCCGGTGAAAGCTGATGCCGTGGTTCGTATCGGGTATTACAAATTTGCATTATGGGGAAGCTATACCCTTACTAACATGATGGAAAAGAATAAAGCTCCGGAAATCCACCCGTATACAATCGGGTTTGGGGTAAATTTCTAA
- the dusB gene encoding tRNA dihydrouridine synthase DusB has protein sequence MIVGGKDVGDRPLILAPMEEVTNPPFRKFCKRYGADWLYSEFVSADALVRSINKTVKKLTIEENERPVTIQIYGRFIDSMVEAAKIVEEVQPDFIDINFGCPVKRVAAKGAGAGMLRDVPLMVEMAKQIVQAVKIPVTAKTRLGWDCENIIIDDVAERLQDVGISALAIHGRTRSQMYKGEADWEPIARVKQNPRIKIPIIGNGDIDSPQKAKEAFERYGVDGVMIGRATIGKPWIFEQIKHYLATGEVLPELSVPAQIEIIKEQILLSMEWLDEVRGLFHMRRHMACMFKGLPHFRDLRIQMLQAPNIEELWGVFDQIAERYGSMDPNDRMEE, from the coding sequence ATGATTGTCGGAGGAAAAGATGTAGGAGATCGGCCGTTGATTCTGGCCCCGATGGAAGAGGTTACCAATCCCCCTTTTCGGAAATTCTGTAAACGTTACGGGGCTGACTGGCTCTATTCGGAATTCGTGTCGGCAGATGCATTGGTGCGCTCTATAAACAAGACGGTTAAGAAGTTGACGATAGAAGAGAATGAACGTCCGGTGACGATACAGATTTACGGGCGGTTTATTGATTCCATGGTCGAGGCGGCAAAAATAGTTGAAGAGGTTCAACCTGATTTTATCGATATAAATTTTGGTTGTCCGGTGAAACGGGTGGCGGCAAAAGGAGCTGGGGCGGGAATGCTCCGGGATGTACCTTTGATGGTGGAGATGGCCAAACAGATCGTGCAGGCCGTGAAAATTCCGGTGACGGCAAAGACTCGTTTGGGATGGGATTGCGAGAATATTATTATTGATGACGTGGCGGAACGTTTGCAAGATGTCGGGATTAGTGCGTTGGCTATACACGGGCGTACTCGTTCGCAAATGTATAAAGGAGAGGCTGACTGGGAGCCTATTGCCCGGGTAAAACAAAATCCTCGTATCAAGATTCCAATTATCGGGAACGGGGATATAGATTCACCCCAGAAGGCCAAAGAGGCTTTCGAGCGTTATGGCGTTGACGGGGTGATGATCGGACGAGCCACGATTGGGAAACCTTGGATTTTTGAGCAAATCAAACATTATTTAGCGACAGGAGAGGTTTTACCGGAATTGTCTGTTCCGGCCCAGATAGAGATTATCAAGGAACAGATTCTGTTGTCCATGGAATGGTTGGATGAGGTGAGAGGTTTGTTTCATATGCGGCGTCACATGGCTTGTATGTTTAAAGGCTTGCCTCATTTCCGAGACTTGCGGATTCAAATGTTGCAAGCTCCTAATATTGAAGAATTGTGGGGTGTGTTCGATCAGATTGCAGAGCGCTATGGTTCGATGGATCCCAACGATAGGATGGAAGAGTAA
- a CDS encoding MIP/aquaporin family protein, which yields MSPFIAELLGTMVMILLGDGVVANVVLKKTKGYQAGWITITTAWALAVFTGVVIAGPYSGAHLNPAITIGFAIAEKFPWASVGPYIIAQMLGAALGAFLVWIIYYDHFKATEDSGVKLGVFCTAPEIRHNIVNFGGELIATFVLMFSVFYITGAELMSDVNSTTPIGLGSIGAIPVSFIVWVIGLSLGGVTGYAINPARDLGPRIMHAILPIPGKGNSGWDYAWIPVVGPLAGSLVAALLYISL from the coding sequence ATGTCCCCTTTTATCGCAGAGTTACTTGGAACAATGGTCATGATCCTTTTGGGAGACGGTGTAGTAGCTAACGTCGTACTTAAGAAAACCAAAGGATACCAAGCCGGATGGATCACCATCACCACAGCTTGGGCGCTTGCCGTATTTACAGGAGTAGTGATCGCCGGCCCTTACAGTGGTGCTCACCTGAATCCTGCCATCACGATAGGTTTTGCTATCGCCGAAAAATTCCCGTGGGCCAGCGTAGGGCCTTATATCATCGCCCAAATGCTAGGTGCCGCACTGGGAGCTTTTCTGGTATGGATCATCTATTACGATCATTTTAAAGCCACGGAAGATTCCGGAGTCAAGCTAGGGGTATTCTGCACCGCTCCTGAAATCCGCCATAATATCGTGAACTTCGGAGGCGAGCTGATTGCCACGTTCGTACTCATGTTCTCCGTCTTCTATATTACCGGGGCAGAACTTATGTCAGACGTGAACTCAACCACCCCGATCGGACTCGGTTCCATCGGAGCCATTCCCGTATCATTTATTGTTTGGGTCATCGGTCTTTCTTTAGGGGGAGTCACCGGTTATGCCATCAATCCCGCCCGGGATCTCGGCCCGAGAATCATGCACGCCATCCTGCCCATTCCGGGCAAAGGCAATAGTGGCTGGGATTACGCGTGGATTCCCGTCGTAGGACCATTAGCGGGATCGCTCGTTGCGGCACTCCTGTATATCAGTTTATAA